Proteins encoded within one genomic window of Streptomyces kaniharaensis:
- a CDS encoding acyl-CoA reductase encodes MTTASATAVPVTAEPHFWQGSFIGDEEAAGRLAELPELAARTLAEPLPTELVLSACQQLADALGTPDGPVRARLLGVLTDGTDPEEASATLSEIAEAIARPALERKLRRELGGLRPERLTRPDARETTFEAWAPVGLLVHIAPGNAAAVAPLSVIEGLLTGNLNVLKTSSGDTLLAQHLLAELAAADPTGALARRIVVLRFSSARTEWLRLLCEPADAVAVWGGEDAVRSVAGLVPAGCRLVEWGHRISFAYLTRDAWSDEATLDALAADVCRFEQQACSSPQVIYLDTEEDGDVFGFAERFAAHLADASAKLPRPELEPAEHAEITTTELIARLEEHLGLTRVVAAEDRSWRVLADTRPALAASPLNRSVWVKPLPRTSVMTVLRPMRRYLQTAAIGGSRADVARLSQAMVAAGVLRVTPVGGMLDSYHGEPHDGVYALQRYSRRVAVRAGEAFATTACLDDLAAPAAVPAAPSGPLLDKAGVQEQLRTLAPEHAHLYFRSGGSTGAPALSVFTNADYDTQMRAAADGLLAAGFDPARDRAANLFFCGGMYGSFISFFSILERLNATQLPIAAGTDHAATAEALVTYGADTVFGMPSYLWQLFHSQSATLRAYGRIRKVFYGGEHFTAEQRRVLTEDFGVEVIRSASYGSTDLGPLGYQCARAEGSVHHVLTDLHTLEILDPEADRPVPAGQPGRLVFTSRTRAGQRLERYQIGDLGRAAEGVCPCGSHTPRIELLGRYGDVVRVGTYFFNVRRFIAVAEEELGYRGELQLILDAGDGREQATVRLDERYAADGAPARAAFLAAIPELHSAVTEELLSFSVETAGTAAFERTPTSGKLRTVIDRRQTTL; translated from the coding sequence CACCGCATCCGCGACCGCCGTACCCGTGACCGCCGAACCCCACTTCTGGCAGGGCTCGTTCATCGGCGACGAGGAGGCCGCCGGACGGCTCGCCGAACTGCCGGAGCTCGCCGCCCGCACCCTCGCCGAACCCCTGCCCACCGAACTGGTCCTGAGCGCCTGCCAGCAGCTGGCCGACGCCCTCGGCACGCCGGACGGCCCCGTCCGCGCCCGCCTGCTCGGCGTGCTCACCGACGGCACCGACCCGGAGGAGGCGTCGGCGACCCTCTCCGAGATCGCCGAGGCGATCGCCCGCCCCGCGCTGGAGCGCAAGCTCCGGCGCGAACTCGGCGGCCTGCGCCCCGAGCGCCTCACCCGGCCCGACGCCCGCGAGACCACCTTCGAGGCCTGGGCGCCGGTCGGGCTGCTGGTTCACATCGCCCCCGGCAACGCCGCCGCCGTCGCACCGCTGAGCGTCATCGAGGGCCTGCTCACCGGAAATCTCAACGTCCTGAAGACCAGCAGCGGCGACACCCTGCTCGCCCAGCACCTGCTCGCCGAGCTCGCCGCCGCCGACCCGACCGGTGCCCTGGCCCGCCGCATCGTCGTGCTCCGCTTCTCCTCCGCCCGCACCGAGTGGCTGCGGCTGCTGTGCGAGCCCGCCGACGCGGTGGCGGTCTGGGGCGGCGAGGACGCCGTACGCTCGGTCGCCGGGCTGGTCCCGGCCGGCTGCCGGCTGGTCGAGTGGGGGCACCGGATCTCCTTCGCCTACCTGACCCGTGACGCCTGGTCGGACGAGGCCACCCTGGACGCGCTCGCCGCCGACGTCTGCCGCTTCGAGCAGCAGGCCTGCTCAAGCCCCCAGGTGATCTACCTCGACACCGAGGAGGACGGCGACGTCTTCGGCTTCGCCGAGCGCTTCGCGGCCCACCTCGCCGACGCCTCCGCCAAGCTGCCCCGGCCCGAGCTCGAACCGGCCGAGCACGCCGAGATCACCACCACCGAACTGATCGCCCGGCTGGAGGAACACCTCGGTCTCACCCGGGTCGTCGCCGCCGAGGACAGGTCCTGGCGCGTCCTCGCCGACACCCGCCCCGCCCTGGCGGCCTCGCCGCTCAACCGCAGCGTCTGGGTCAAGCCGCTGCCCCGCACCTCCGTCATGACCGTGCTGCGCCCGATGCGCCGCTACCTGCAGACCGCCGCGATCGGCGGCAGCCGCGCCGACGTCGCCCGGCTGTCGCAGGCGATGGTCGCCGCCGGCGTGCTGCGGGTCACCCCGGTCGGGGGGATGCTCGACAGCTACCACGGCGAGCCCCACGACGGCGTCTACGCGCTCCAGCGCTACAGCCGCCGGGTGGCCGTCCGCGCGGGCGAGGCCTTCGCCACCACCGCCTGCCTGGACGACCTGGCGGCCCCCGCCGCCGTCCCCGCAGCGCCGAGCGGCCCGCTGCTGGACAAGGCCGGCGTGCAGGAGCAGCTGCGCACCCTCGCGCCCGAGCACGCCCACCTGTACTTCCGCAGCGGCGGCAGCACCGGGGCCCCGGCCCTGTCGGTGTTCACCAACGCCGACTACGACACCCAGATGCGGGCCGCCGCCGACGGCCTGCTCGCCGCCGGGTTCGACCCGGCCCGGGACCGCGCCGCCAACCTGTTCTTCTGTGGTGGCATGTACGGAAGCTTCATCAGCTTCTTCTCGATCCTGGAGCGCCTCAACGCCACCCAGCTCCCCATCGCCGCCGGCACCGACCACGCCGCAACCGCCGAGGCGCTGGTGACGTACGGCGCGGACACGGTGTTCGGCATGCCGTCCTACCTCTGGCAGCTGTTCCACTCGCAGAGCGCCACGCTGCGCGCCTACGGCCGGATCCGGAAGGTGTTCTACGGCGGCGAGCACTTCACGGCAGAGCAACGCCGGGTGCTCACCGAGGACTTCGGCGTCGAAGTGATCCGTTCGGCGTCCTACGGCAGCACCGACCTCGGGCCGCTCGGCTACCAGTGCGCCCGGGCCGAGGGGTCGGTCCACCACGTCCTGACCGACCTGCACACCCTGGAGATCCTGGACCCGGAGGCCGACCGCCCGGTCCCCGCCGGGCAGCCGGGCCGCCTGGTCTTCACCAGCCGCACCCGGGCCGGACAGCGCCTGGAGCGGTACCAGATCGGCGACCTCGGCCGCGCGGCCGAGGGCGTCTGCCCCTGCGGCAGCCACACCCCGCGGATCGAACTGCTCGGCCGGTACGGGGACGTCGTCCGGGTCGGCACGTACTTCTTCAACGTCCGGCGCTTCATCGCGGTGGCGGAGGAGGAGCTCGGCTACCGGGGCGAACTACAGCTGATCCTGGACGCCGGCGACGGCCGGGAGCAGGCCACCGTCCGGCTGGACGAGCGGTACGCCGCGGACGGGGCGCCCGCCCGCGCCGCCTTCCTGGCCGCCATCCCCGAGCTGCACTCGGCCGTGACCGAGGAACTGCTCTCCTTCTCGGTCGAGACGGCCGGCACCGCCGCCTTCGAGCGGACGCCCACCAGCGGCAAGCTGCGGACGGTGATCGACCGGCGGCAGACCACGCTGTGA